The sequence below is a genomic window from Salminus brasiliensis chromosome 6, fSalBra1.hap2, whole genome shotgun sequence.
GAGGTGGTACAGTAAACATCACTGACTTATCTCTTAcataattaacacacacacacacacacacacacacacacacacacacacattcacactttcAAACACACTTCATAAATAGTCCCACCAGATACAATTAATGCattcacacagagagaaagagagagcatcTCTTAGTGGTACATAAGTATGCTGGACGGTGTGAGCTCACAGAGAGGAGTCCATTATTCTCTCCCCACCGACAATCATCCTACAGGGGAGGAGCCACAAAAAGAGGAAGGGCCAACAACAGGTTGTCTCCATGGGGAGGTGCTAGAGCAAGGCTGTCTCTAAGGGGAGGAGCACTTGCAGAGCGTTGCTAGGAGACACAATCATTAGCAAAGTGATTGGGTTGCATGATAATTAGCAAACTGTCTGCAAAGGGCGGAGTTTCATCGCAAAGCATCTCCAAGAGCTTTTGAGTCATCAGGGGGTGTGGCCTGTCGCCAGTGGCTACTTGCAGATGGCTTCCAAAGTGTCCAGCGTGCGTTTGATGTCTCTTATCTGAGCCGCAAGTGCCTGTATGGGCTGCATGGAACGATCCAACTCTTCACACCGCGCCATCAGAGTGTACATTCCCTGCAATAACACATATGTTCAGCACAGTTCTTGGACCCGGATAACTGCCACCTGTTGAGTTTTaagcaaaaaactaaatggaAGCCGATTGACTAAAAGTGGTCATTAAGGCATTTTAACCCCTTTTCACCCACCATTCAAAAGCTATTTAAGAAATCTGAATACAAAACCCGCCTCACTGCTTACCAAATGTGTCCCTCTTTACATGACTTGGTAAAATTATCTTAGTTAGGATTGGACACAGAAATAAAATGCCACATCTTTAGGTGAATAATGACCGTGAAGTTCTACTGCATAATTCTCCACAGGCTGCAGACCCCCCTCCTCTCATCAAGTTCATCAAGTAATTGATATGTGGTATGTTCAGTGCTTAAAAATATGCATTTGCATTTAAATGTCATAAAATATCTGTACTACAAAAcacatcaataaaaaaaagcacaaacatCAAATCAAACACTCAAACCTTTATGCTCATATCCACCGACTCCCCCAAGCTATCCACGGAATCTCTGTATGTCTGAATATAACCCACACTCAGAGCAGTCAtctacacagagagacacagaaagagagacagaaccATAAATACTATAACATTACCATGAGAGAGCACCATAAAATACAATTCTGATAGTTTGGACCATGCCTTCAACTtatgatttgggagaagactgcGAAAGAGGGTAAAATTTTGGGAGCTAGAGTATGGGAGGCTTCTGCCTTGGTAGCAGACTGATAGATGACAGAGTTAAGAGGGATGTGACAGGGAGGTGGAAGCTTGCGCAGACTTGTCATGAATAAGGTAGGGATAAAACTTGGTGTGTTTGGGGACACCAGTTACAAATGTGAGCTTCAGAAACTGTGTTTAAGAAGCAACAAGAAGTGCGCAGGTTTGTGTGCCAATAAGCTTACATTCTGGATGGTTCCGTTGAGGCTGCGAAGCATCATCTCCACGCTGTGTGCAAcctcctgtgtgtgtttatgcaggTCCAGCAGCACTGAGGGGTCAATAGGTGGGATATCAGCTGGCCGACGCAATGAGCCACGACCTCGAACCACCGGACCTGAGCAGTccgctgcacacacacaattatgcATTAAAAATTCAGTGAATCCACATGCAAAAttcacactgctgctgttttggCTATTCTACATTTATCCATTTCTACAGTCATACAGTtttagaaaccacataagcaagtctatttgagaCTGCTGAAGAACCTGACACAAAGTTCATAGAGTATAGTGTGTAATGATTTAGACATGCAGTGCTAATCGGTGGGCTATAAGCTTTAATTGGCTTCTTAGCTGTATTAGCATGCAATGGGATTGAAAAACACATACTCACAGTCAGTGTCAAGGCTGGGCCGGGAGCTCATTTTGATCTTCTGTTCCAGGTTCTTAGTGATGAAGTGTGTGAGATCGCCGTCGTGGCTCACGGTCCCCTCAAGTTCCAAAGCGCTGGATATGGTAGCCCTACGACCCTCCGCCTGCCCCCCTTTGACCCCTGTGCCACGGGAACCGCCTCCATAAGCATTGCTGATGCCGTCTAGACTCTTACTGTCCTGCATGCCACGCACCACTCGCTCCCTGTCTCGGTCCCGCTCTGGTGCCGAACGCACCCGCACCTCCGCCATCACGTGTGCTGGCCGCTGCCAAACATCAGCCTCTGGCATCACAGGAGCAGAAGCTGAACTGGGTGGAGGGGCTGGAACCAGGGGTGGGGCCTGCtcaggtggagtggaagcaGCAGAAGGGGCATCATCTTCAGATGCTGAATTGTTGGGTGGTTCTGTGGATGGGATTTCTGAAGCTGTTGGGTCCTCGGTGGGGGTCTCTTTCACTTGCTGAAAAGCAGATAGATATGTTGATTATTACAATGGGTTTTAAAGCAATAGTTTAGCTAAACGAAATCAAGAGTTTCCTCTCCAGCAGATCAGCCAAATACATGTTTGGTGTGCCAAGTTTGTTTCTGTAGTTGTACACTGAAGCTTACGAAAATATAGCTACCAAGTAAAGGGTTCTGGACACCAGTCAGCAGTGTAATTGCACAATGCCAACTGCATGTTAAAGGTTGCCTCAAATCATGATATGTTTTTAAGTCATCTCAAACAGTCATTATTTTACAGATGGCATGttgtatataacaataataataataataatacatttttgtaaGGTAGCAATTTTAAAGAGCATAATTTCACTAATTTGGGAATACAgcttgcacaatgctaattgaTGTATATAAGCTAcactttaaaaaatatacatattttgtttaattatatattatatatatagctgtAACACCACAGTTAAAGATTCTGTTAAACTGACAGTGTGCATCATATTACTCAAAATTAGTTAAAGTGCTGATCTAGGACCTTCCTGTCTTAAGAAATTCAATTAAACAGACAAAAGATGCTTACTACAGGCCTCACCTGCACTGAAACGTCTGCCGTTGTTTTTACGCCatcgtcgtcatcatcatcatcatcatctctatCATCTTTCTCTTCCTCCACTTCTCCCCATCCATCATTAGTTTGTGTGTGGGCGGGGTCAACTGAGTCCATGTCAAAGTTGTTTTTTGACATTGGTTGTGAGTGAGATGTGCGTGCAAGCAGTAACTCGTCTGCGTGTGGGGGACCTTCatcaggggtgtgtgtgttggtgtgaggtgctgagtttgtgtgtgtttgtctgcacaCTGGTTCAGTTACATGGGGTGTATATGCACAAATCTCTCTTTCCTCCGGGCAAGCTTCCCCATCTCGACACTTCAAGGAGGTGGAGTCATGGGTGCTCATCCAATCGCAGGCCTCTGGAGAGTCAGGAGTGTCCACTCCATTGGTTGCCTCCTGCACATCATGGCCAATCCCAGAGGAGTGGCTCATCCCTCAACCTGCTAAATAAGACGTAATATTAGTCAATATCATCATACACTCCATATCTTCTATTACCATCAATGCAATCTTTTGTCACCCCCTCCTTTGCTGCATTACTAGCCTCTACTCTTCTTAGAAGGCTTTactctcaagtcaagtcaagtgggttttattgtcatttcaactacatacagagtacacagtgaaacgaaacaacgttcctccaggaccatggtgcaacatagacagtgcatacaagacacaagtgcaacacaaacaaacaagtgcggacagacaacacaacacagtacagaccagagaataataaataattgccggtagtgtgcaaattgtgcaatgtgtaataaatagagtccagtgaggtagtaaagtaaagttattaAATGCTCAATCACTGCTGTagggatttgactgcattcagcctcaaggagcattagtgagggcaAGTGTTTGATAATttgttctggatcacaaatgccacttcgactcatctcaaaagtattggatggaactcAATCACTCCAGAGTACATAGTAGCTTCACTACTCCACATCCTTTACACCCCTTTTGCTgatgcctggcattgggcatggtggccTTTAACTCATGTCTGGCTGCTTCAAAGCACCCTATTCTTTTGGCACTTCTTTTCTGAgcagattatacaagctgtgaaAGTGCTAATGAGTACTAGTATCAGCAGCAGGTCCTGGATTTACTACCTACAAGAGTGTCTGGATATTTTTAACAATTGTATTCCTATACATGAAGTACACTATCGTTTAGCAACACCCATGTATACTGCTTTACCAGACATGTTATATATTAggcatatgtatatattatatgtttaaTATAGATACATGATGATTATAATATTGCATCTTAAGTACTGTCTGTAAATTACACCAGCCAAAATCCTTGGCCactaaatctgattctgatctgaATCACTGACTGGCACAGTACTGATTCCTGCCACAGCTGCTCTGACTCTCATATTTGACAGCAACATACAGCATGAATCACATCACAGCTTTCACTGCACATCAGCCAACAGCATAAtcacagttagctagctagctataacgTCATCCACTGGgtgcagctagctagctacatttgcTGCTAATTAAGTTAGTTAAAATAGCATAGCATCTGATTTCAGGCCACACACCCAGGTGATGTGAGCTATGCTGTCAGAATTCATTTGGTGGCATGTTACAGGCTCACTCGTTGAGGCTGATCATCTAACTTTAGTtagttgtctgtctgtctgtctgtcggtctgtctgtctgtctgtctgtctgtcggtctgtcggtctgtctgccTGGTGGCAAATGTTTGGAGACTTGATTGAGGAACTGAAATCATATGACGACGACACACTCAGCTAGCATTAGCCACCAAATCTTACAATAGTAAGCTTCCTCGCTTATTTAggtatctagctagctagctaacaaactAGCTAGCTACCGTTTATTCACAGAAAAGACGATGTGGCTGAAATTAGGCGTTGCAAAATAGCACGACTTGTCTCTCACTGGACTGTCATAACATCCATAACAACTCCACTGTCTGGGTCAGTGCTGCCACACAAGTCATCTGgcgttagctagctat
It includes:
- the borcs6 gene encoding BLOC-1-related complex subunit 6; the encoded protein is MSHSSGIGHDVQEATNGVDTPDSPEACDWMSTHDSTSLKCRDGEACPEEREICAYTPHVTEPVCRQTHTNSAPHTNTHTPDEGPPHADELLLARTSHSQPMSKNNFDMDSVDPAHTQTNDGWGEVEEEKDDRDDDDDDDDDGVKTTADVSVQQVKETPTEDPTASEIPSTEPPNNSASEDDAPSAASTPPEQAPPLVPAPPPSSASAPVMPEADVWQRPAHVMAEVRVRSAPERDRDRERVVRGMQDSKSLDGISNAYGGGSRGTGVKGGQAEGRRATISSALELEGTVSHDGDLTHFITKNLEQKIKMSSRPSLDTDSDCSGPVVRGRGSLRRPADIPPIDPSVLLDLHKHTQEVAHSVEMMLRSLNGTIQNMTALSVGYIQTYRDSVDSLGESVDMSIKGMYTLMARCEELDRSMQPIQALAAQIRDIKRTLDTLEAICK